One Granulicella sp. 5B5 DNA window includes the following coding sequences:
- the dgt gene encoding dGTP triphosphohydrolase — protein sequence MDFDLHECGVFGEEQHQLAQRVYPAPAGDERLAFERDRDRVVQSRSFRRLAGKTQVFTSRASDHFRSRLTHTIEVAQVARQIASTLCLNVDLAETLALVHDIGHPPFGHAGERALDACLQAHGLRFDHNLHALRIVEQFEQRYAGHRGLNLTLGTREGIIKHSRDYRVVDYPKLAEYFLDQRPPLEAQIIDLADEIAYLTADLDDGVESGHLEIGHIREHVSLLRRSYETVAAAHPQAEEKYIFHDALQAMQKTLTLDLIHTTAKKVREAGAKSLAEIRALDHRVAVFSPEAEVQRLEEKRYLYATLYTCPALDLEHTKAEEVVTELFNFWLEEPQALPDSYYGEIQSEGLVRVIADYIAGMTDHFILLQYADVRRYVRSGRSAAHRIRS from the coding sequence ATGGATTTTGATCTTCACGAGTGTGGCGTTTTCGGCGAGGAACAGCATCAACTCGCTCAACGCGTGTATCCGGCTCCGGCAGGCGACGAGCGGCTCGCTTTCGAACGCGACCGTGACCGCGTAGTACAGTCACGCTCCTTTAGGCGTCTTGCGGGGAAAACACAGGTCTTTACGAGTCGTGCTTCGGATCACTTTCGTAGCCGTTTGACCCACACTATTGAGGTCGCTCAGGTTGCACGACAGATCGCTTCTACACTCTGCCTGAACGTCGATTTAGCAGAGACACTGGCTCTGGTTCACGATATTGGGCATCCGCCCTTTGGCCATGCCGGTGAGCGGGCTCTCGACGCCTGCCTGCAAGCACACGGGCTCCGCTTTGACCACAATCTGCATGCGTTGCGTATTGTGGAACAGTTCGAGCAGCGATATGCAGGGCACCGCGGGCTCAACCTTACGCTGGGTACTCGCGAAGGCATCATCAAACACTCGCGCGACTATCGTGTCGTGGACTATCCGAAGCTTGCCGAATACTTCCTTGATCAACGTCCGCCGCTCGAGGCGCAGATCATCGACCTCGCTGACGAGATTGCGTATCTGACTGCGGATCTAGACGACGGTGTCGAATCCGGTCACCTCGAGATCGGTCACATTCGCGAACATGTGAGCCTGCTCCGCCGGAGCTATGAGACAGTGGCTGCTGCTCATCCGCAAGCGGAGGAGAAATACATCTTCCATGACGCTCTGCAGGCGATGCAGAAGACGTTGACGTTGGATTTGATCCATACGACAGCAAAGAAGGTCCGAGAAGCTGGGGCGAAGTCGCTTGCGGAGATCCGTGCACTGGACCATCGGGTTGCTGTTTTTTCACCCGAGGCCGAGGTCCAGCGGCTGGAGGAGAAGCGTTATCTTTATGCCACGTTGTACACCTGCCCAGCGCTCGATCTGGAGCACACGAAGGCGGAGGAGGTGGTAACGGAGTTGTTCAACTTCTGGCTTGAAGAGCCGCAGGCACTCCCCGATTCGTACTATGGGGAGATACAGTCGGAAGGTTTGGTACGGGTGATTGCCGATTACATTGCAGGGATGACGGATCACTTTATCCTGCTTCAGTATGCCGATGTTCGCCGTTATGTTCGCTCGGGAAGGTCTGCAGCGCATCGAATCAGGTCGTAG
- a CDS encoding GAF domain-containing protein: MSVSSQADTGLEITDLQSDVSFAARPIRAREVTVIPEGMRRIAHALVEQPENILQVLVETAVELCGADSSAISLEKVDRTEDAYYHWVAIAGQYSGMFNAVFPRYPSGCTICLERGRPQHVRAFQRYFDILGITAPLVTDGLMFPWQTDETRGTIYILAHSREEAFDQGDLRIMEILADFAAIGVRQLRQQKLLMESAGLVAEAAMANRLAHMINNPLQSITNILYLAAEGHHGESAKAIGRQSLGDLERLSALVRELLSLPQQNTR, translated from the coding sequence ATGTCCGTTTCGTCACAGGCTGATACCGGGCTGGAAATAACCGACCTCCAGTCGGATGTTTCCTTTGCGGCAAGACCCATACGTGCGCGGGAGGTCACGGTCATCCCGGAGGGGATGCGCCGCATTGCGCATGCCCTCGTCGAGCAACCCGAAAACATCCTGCAGGTGCTGGTGGAGACGGCCGTCGAGCTCTGCGGCGCGGACAGCTCCGCGATCAGCCTGGAGAAGGTGGACCGGACGGAAGATGCCTACTACCATTGGGTCGCCATCGCCGGCCAGTATTCGGGCATGTTCAATGCCGTATTCCCCCGCTATCCGAGCGGATGCACCATCTGCCTGGAGCGCGGCCGGCCGCAGCACGTCCGTGCCTTCCAGCGCTACTTCGATATACTTGGCATCACCGCACCTCTTGTCACCGATGGCCTTATGTTTCCCTGGCAGACAGATGAAACACGAGGCACTATCTACATCTTGGCTCATAGTCGCGAAGAAGCCTTCGATCAGGGCGACCTCCGCATCATGGAAATTCTTGCCGACTTTGCCGCCATCGGCGTCCGGCAGCTTCGCCAGCAGAAGTTGTTGATGGAGAGCGCGGGGCTTGTCGCAGAGGCCGCTATGGCCAACCGGCTCGCGCACATGATCAACAATCCCTTGCAGAGCATCACAAATATTCTTTACCTCGCGGCCGAAGGGCATCACGGAGAATCCGCAAAGGCCATAGGACGCCAATCACTCGGCGATCTTGAGCGCCTGTCCGCACTGGTGAGGGAGCTCCTTAGCCTGCCTCAACAGAACACTCGCTAA
- a CDS encoding phospholipase C, phosphocholine-specific — translation MSTSRRDFLKFAALLSGATGISGFVPESIQRALAIEPTPGSSFVDAEHIVILMQENRSFDHTFGTLQGVRGFNDPRALRQPNGNSVFVQTSQTTGKSYAPWRLDLRDTRITWMGSIPHSRNSQVDAWNDGLYNNWLDAKKSSNQDYQHMPITMGHYTREDLPFYYALADAFTVCDQSYCAVMSSTTPNRSMFWSGTIRDKQSPDSRVYMRNDELFRDRLGWKTFPERLSKADISWRFYQNELSTTSGLTNEEESWLSNYGCNVLECFGAYNVEAVSTAPALLRKNLASAQKQVANIEERLSELSNPSDTDELHIQLELAQAHVATIKTSLANSGDSGYKQLTPKERALHNAAFVTNRNDPNYRSLEALRFTADGREDIINVPKGDILHQFRTDVESGKLPTVSWLAGPQHFSDHPSSPWYGAWWVSEIVDILTKNPEVWKKTIFILTYDENDGYFDHSPSFVAPDPKRPGTGAVSTGIDAALEYSYKPDELAQGVPDHEARSGPIGMGFRIPTIVASPWTRGGWVNSQLFDHTSTLQFLEQFVQAKFNKTVREENISAWRRSVAGDLTSCFRTQTGKEPVLDYVSRDRHIEQIVAARDKDLPTGFKELTSIEIAAVNANSRATAAISHQEPGTRAACALPYELYTHGALSADGKHFELELRAANDIFGRRSAGAPFNVYLRNLTKRPGMQAATYTVKAGDTLRPTIALDQFKDGRFEIEVLAPNGFYRRFAGTAHEPPAVVVETLQQRDGKPTGAFNLHLHNPSSSARTLTIFDNSYGAAAITRPLGPGATETVTILLESSHQWYDLTIMSADGKALAHFAGRIETGHATQTDPLMGRA, via the coding sequence ATGTCGACCTCCCGCCGCGATTTCCTGAAATTTGCCGCTCTGCTTTCCGGTGCCACTGGCATCTCCGGCTTCGTTCCTGAATCCATCCAGCGTGCGCTCGCAATCGAGCCCACACCCGGCTCCTCCTTCGTGGACGCCGAGCACATTGTCATCCTCATGCAGGAGAACCGATCCTTCGACCACACGTTCGGTACTCTTCAGGGTGTGCGTGGCTTCAATGATCCGCGCGCCCTACGGCAGCCTAACGGCAACTCTGTCTTTGTCCAGACCTCACAGACAACTGGCAAGTCCTACGCGCCCTGGCGGCTTGACCTTCGCGACACGCGGATCACCTGGATGGGGTCCATTCCTCACTCGCGTAACTCGCAGGTCGATGCCTGGAACGATGGCCTCTACAATAACTGGCTCGATGCCAAGAAATCCTCCAATCAGGATTATCAGCACATGCCCATCACGATGGGCCACTACACGCGCGAAGACCTGCCGTTCTACTATGCGCTCGCCGATGCGTTTACAGTCTGCGATCAAAGCTACTGCGCGGTTATGAGCTCGACAACCCCCAACCGGTCCATGTTCTGGAGCGGTACCATCCGTGACAAGCAATCGCCGGACTCACGCGTTTATATGCGCAACGACGAGCTTTTTCGCGATAGGCTCGGGTGGAAGACCTTCCCCGAACGGCTTTCAAAAGCCGATATCTCCTGGCGCTTTTATCAAAATGAACTTTCCACCACCAGTGGACTCACCAATGAAGAAGAGTCCTGGCTTTCGAACTACGGTTGCAACGTCCTTGAGTGTTTCGGAGCCTACAACGTCGAGGCTGTCTCCACTGCACCCGCATTGCTGAGAAAGAATCTCGCTTCCGCGCAAAAGCAGGTCGCCAACATCGAGGAGCGGCTTTCCGAACTCTCCAATCCCAGCGACACCGACGAGTTGCACATCCAGCTTGAGCTTGCACAGGCCCACGTCGCTACCATCAAAACCTCGCTAGCCAACTCCGGAGACAGCGGCTACAAGCAGCTCACTCCGAAGGAACGTGCTTTACACAATGCTGCATTTGTCACGAACCGCAACGATCCGAACTATCGCTCGCTTGAGGCGCTCCGCTTCACAGCGGACGGCCGCGAAGATATCATCAACGTTCCCAAGGGAGACATCCTCCACCAGTTCCGCACCGATGTTGAATCGGGCAAGCTGCCTACTGTCTCCTGGCTTGCTGGTCCACAGCACTTCTCCGACCATCCATCCTCACCCTGGTACGGCGCATGGTGGGTATCTGAGATCGTGGACATCCTCACAAAGAATCCTGAGGTCTGGAAGAAGACCATCTTCATCCTCACCTACGACGAGAACGACGGCTATTTCGATCACTCTCCATCCTTTGTTGCGCCCGATCCAAAGAGACCTGGGACCGGAGCCGTTTCCACCGGCATTGACGCTGCGCTGGAATATTCCTACAAGCCTGATGAGTTGGCGCAGGGAGTGCCAGACCACGAAGCCCGCAGTGGTCCCATCGGCATGGGCTTCCGCATCCCAACGATCGTGGCTTCGCCCTGGACGCGCGGCGGCTGGGTCAACTCGCAGCTCTTCGATCACACCTCAACGCTTCAGTTCCTCGAGCAGTTCGTGCAGGCGAAGTTCAATAAGACCGTGCGCGAGGAGAACATAAGTGCGTGGCGCCGTTCGGTCGCTGGAGATCTTACCTCCTGCTTCAGGACGCAAACCGGGAAAGAGCCGGTGCTCGACTACGTTAGCCGCGACCGTCACATCGAGCAGATCGTAGCCGCTCGCGACAAAGATCTTCCGACCGGCTTCAAGGAATTGACCTCCATCGAAATCGCAGCCGTTAACGCCAACTCGCGTGCCACTGCTGCTATCTCACATCAGGAACCAGGCACGCGTGCTGCCTGCGCGCTTCCGTACGAACTCTATACTCATGGCGCGCTCTCGGCAGATGGCAAACACTTCGAGCTCGAGCTTAGGGCAGCCAACGATATCTTCGGCCGCCGCTCTGCAGGAGCCCCGTTCAATGTGTACCTCCGCAACCTGACGAAGCGACCTGGGATGCAGGCCGCGACGTACACCGTAAAGGCAGGTGATACGCTCCGACCTACAATTGCACTCGATCAATTCAAGGATGGACGATTCGAAATCGAAGTTCTGGCGCCCAACGGCTTCTACCGGCGTTTCGCTGGAACCGCGCATGAACCACCCGCAGTCGTCGTCGAGACGCTCCAGCAGAGAGACGGCAAGCCCACAGGCGCGTTCAACCTTCACCTGCACAACCCCTCCTCAAGCGCTCGAACTCTAACGATATTCGACAACAGTTATGGAGCAGCTGCGATTACGAGACCGCTAGGTCCCGGCGCTACAGAGACCGTAACTATACTGCTCGAATCTAGCCATCAATGGTATGACCTGACGATCATGTCCGCCGATGGCAAAGCGTTGGCGCATTTCGCCGGACGCATCGAAACAGGCCACGCCACTCAAACAGACCCACTCATGGGACGTGCCTGA
- a CDS encoding aminotransferase class I/II-fold pyridoxal phosphate-dependent enzyme: MANPEAYPLHGGQLRQIAERFRICVTELLDFSANINPDGPPSSVLSALRTSLDDSSTLMEYPDLQETDLRLALACYAGTNQQNIAVANGFVPLLEATLRALKVRSCLLPVPSFVEYRKILERAGVAVVPHVLSIYTPFHYDPAPMLVGQWDSVLLANPQNPSGVCHDAASIHDVITNASAKNMHVFLDEAFIDYVPEHSLTAMVEEFQNLIIFRSVTKFYGIPGLRVAYTIANPKLASAVNDNLPPWSITTLASRAVIAAVKDETYARCSRSKNAARRTALQANLGSSGLRLYPSAANFVLFSLPAQIDPDAFWEYMIREHRIVLRSCASYEGLAKGHFRAAIRTQSENEKLATAVAKALSYL, translated from the coding sequence ATGGCCAACCCAGAAGCATATCCCTTACATGGGGGACAACTGCGGCAGATTGCTGAACGCTTTCGTATCTGCGTCACTGAACTATTGGACTTCAGCGCAAACATCAACCCGGATGGGCCTCCGTCTTCGGTCTTATCAGCCTTAAGGACCAGTCTAGACGATTCATCGACGTTGATGGAATACCCCGACCTACAAGAAACCGATCTCAGACTGGCGCTCGCCTGCTATGCAGGCACAAATCAGCAGAATATAGCCGTGGCCAACGGGTTCGTCCCACTTCTCGAAGCGACGTTGCGCGCACTGAAGGTTCGCTCTTGCCTGCTTCCCGTTCCCTCTTTCGTCGAATATCGTAAAATCCTCGAACGTGCAGGAGTCGCGGTCGTTCCTCACGTGCTCAGTATCTACACGCCTTTCCACTACGACCCGGCACCGATGCTGGTCGGCCAGTGGGATAGTGTACTTCTGGCAAATCCTCAGAACCCCTCTGGCGTATGCCACGATGCCGCATCCATTCACGATGTGATCACGAATGCTTCGGCAAAGAACATGCATGTTTTTCTCGATGAAGCCTTCATCGACTACGTGCCTGAACACTCCCTCACCGCGATGGTAGAGGAATTTCAAAACCTTATTATCTTTCGTTCCGTTACAAAGTTTTATGGAATCCCCGGTCTGCGTGTAGCCTACACGATAGCCAATCCCAAACTTGCAAGTGCGGTCAATGATAACCTCCCACCTTGGTCCATTACAACACTTGCATCCCGCGCCGTAATCGCCGCGGTCAAAGATGAGACGTACGCTCGCTGTTCCAGATCGAAAAACGCGGCGCGGCGAACCGCTCTGCAAGCTAATCTTGGGTCATCCGGACTTAGACTCTATCCCTCAGCTGCGAACTTCGTCCTCTTCAGCCTTCCAGCACAGATCGATCCCGACGCGTTCTGGGAGTACATGATCCGGGAGCATCGCATCGTCCTACGTTCCTGCGCGAGCTACGAAGGGCTTGCAAAAGGACATTTCCGCGCAGCGATACGGACACAGAGCGAGAACGAAAAACTCGCAACCGCAGTAGCGAAAGCCCTCTCTTATCTCTAA
- the cbiB gene encoding adenosylcobinamide-phosphate synthase CbiB: protein MNRTILLPTAYLIDQLAGDPEWLPHPVRLIGNAISSGESRIRRPGQSSSFELLAGAGLTLAVVGSSYWITATTIRLAHRRSAVLGSTVEVALAWTCLAARNLEQEATAVITSLHTGDLPHARGRLARIVGRDTETLDSQGVSRAVIETVAESSSDGIMAPLFYMALGGVPLAMAYKAVNTLDSMIGHADDQYFYFGKTAARLDDVGNYLPSRISALAIAVAAKLLSHADPQTAWRTWRRDGSKHKSPNAGQPESAMAGALHVALGGDNTYAGELVRAQPIGAEFPQPSADKARQAIRLVSVASLIGLSVGVLLTCVPRSRKQN from the coding sequence TTGAATCGCACCATTCTTCTCCCCACCGCGTACCTGATCGACCAACTGGCCGGCGACCCTGAATGGCTCCCGCACCCTGTACGTCTCATTGGCAACGCTATCTCCAGCGGCGAATCCCGAATTCGTCGCCCTGGTCAATCGAGTAGCTTCGAACTACTCGCAGGTGCGGGACTCACGCTTGCTGTTGTCGGATCGAGCTACTGGATCACCGCAACCACTATTCGATTGGCGCACCGTCGTTCCGCCGTGCTGGGGAGCACTGTTGAAGTCGCTCTTGCATGGACCTGCCTTGCGGCCCGCAATCTTGAACAGGAGGCGACGGCAGTGATTACCTCGCTACACACTGGCGACCTGCCTCACGCAAGAGGCCGCCTGGCACGGATCGTGGGACGTGACACTGAGACTCTCGATAGCCAGGGGGTTAGCAGGGCTGTTATCGAGACGGTTGCGGAAAGTTCCTCCGACGGCATCATGGCACCCCTGTTTTATATGGCACTCGGCGGCGTACCGCTCGCAATGGCTTATAAAGCGGTCAACACGCTCGATTCCATGATCGGACACGCTGACGACCAATACTTCTACTTCGGCAAAACTGCGGCGCGGCTAGATGATGTCGGCAATTACCTACCCTCGCGTATATCTGCTCTCGCCATCGCCGTCGCGGCGAAACTACTGAGCCACGCTGACCCGCAGACTGCATGGCGGACATGGCGACGCGATGGATCGAAACACAAGAGCCCAAACGCAGGTCAGCCGGAAAGTGCTATGGCCGGGGCGTTACACGTTGCGTTGGGTGGTGACAACACCTATGCCGGAGAGCTGGTTAGGGCACAACCTATCGGTGCAGAGTTCCCTCAACCTTCAGCCGACAAAGCAAGACAGGCCATTCGTCTTGTTTCGGTTGCGTCGCTCATCGGCCTGAGTGTTGGCGTCTTGCTGACCTGTGTGCCCCGCTCAAGGAAACAAAACTGA
- a CDS encoding cobyric acid synthase, with protein MRTHAIMVLGTSSHVGKSLLTAALCRIFAQHGYRVAPFKSQNMSLNSAVTPDGLEIGRAQALQAEAAGILPSVHMNPILLKPGGDMTSQIIVRGKIWGKLSASEYYLRRVNELLPTVCESYEILAAQNDVIVLEGAGSPAEINLKEHDIVNMRMAGIADAACLLLGDIDRGGVFGSLLGTFELLDPHERDRIAGFLINKFRGDVQLLEPGIRMIEERLGKPCLGVVPYLPGLSLDEEDSLGMPSFDSEHSAAWSISSNPSRPLRIAVIALPSFSNFTDFDALRAEPSVFIRFCRNPEELVHADVIIIPGSKQTAHDLAWMHSLGLGKRIVDHACKGLVVGICGGMQMLGNEIHDPHEMEHAASIPGLGLLAIQTTMQPQKITRISSGYLVARSLFGQPISNLQIAGYEIHVGDTTYLKGAKPFANLSTESGDGTFLDGCIAHDNRTFGTYLHGLFDDDIFRHAFLNAARAFYRLEALHQRNYWKKQREASLDRLTEAVRTAIDIPHLFRLVNLPCNSQSHTERQP; from the coding sequence GTGAGAACCCACGCCATCATGGTTCTCGGAACGAGCTCGCACGTCGGCAAATCTCTGCTGACCGCAGCGCTTTGCCGCATCTTCGCACAACATGGCTATCGAGTCGCACCCTTCAAGTCCCAGAACATGTCGCTCAACTCCGCGGTCACGCCCGATGGTCTCGAAATCGGGCGCGCACAGGCGCTTCAAGCTGAAGCCGCCGGCATTCTGCCATCGGTTCATATGAACCCGATCCTTCTCAAGCCCGGTGGCGACATGACTTCGCAAATCATCGTACGTGGCAAGATCTGGGGCAAACTCTCGGCCTCGGAGTACTACCTTCGTCGTGTGAATGAGCTATTGCCGACTGTCTGCGAGAGCTACGAAATACTTGCAGCGCAGAATGACGTCATTGTCCTTGAAGGCGCAGGATCTCCTGCTGAGATCAATCTCAAAGAACACGACATCGTTAACATGCGCATGGCAGGGATCGCCGATGCCGCTTGCCTGCTCCTCGGCGATATCGATCGTGGAGGAGTCTTCGGTTCTCTCCTCGGCACCTTCGAACTTCTTGACCCACACGAGCGGGATCGCATTGCCGGCTTTCTCATCAACAAATTTCGAGGCGATGTCCAGCTTCTGGAGCCGGGTATCCGAATGATCGAAGAGCGTCTTGGTAAACCATGCCTCGGAGTTGTGCCGTATCTGCCGGGGCTTTCGCTCGATGAAGAGGACAGTCTGGGTATGCCCTCCTTCGATTCGGAGCACAGTGCAGCGTGGAGCATCAGCAGTAATCCGTCACGACCATTGCGCATCGCCGTGATCGCGCTACCCTCGTTCTCCAATTTCACGGACTTTGACGCACTGCGAGCCGAACCTTCCGTCTTCATTCGTTTCTGCAGGAACCCAGAGGAATTAGTACATGCGGACGTCATCATCATTCCAGGCAGCAAGCAGACCGCTCACGATCTGGCATGGATGCACTCCCTGGGTCTAGGCAAACGAATCGTCGACCACGCGTGCAAAGGCCTCGTGGTAGGCATCTGTGGAGGCATGCAGATGCTTGGAAATGAAATACACGACCCTCATGAAATGGAGCACGCTGCATCTATACCCGGCTTGGGGCTTCTTGCGATCCAAACAACGATGCAGCCGCAAAAGATAACGAGAATCAGTTCTGGATATCTTGTCGCACGGTCTCTCTTCGGTCAGCCCATCTCAAACTTACAGATAGCGGGCTACGAGATTCACGTCGGCGATACGACTTATCTCAAAGGCGCAAAACCTTTCGCGAACCTTTCAACAGAATCTGGCGATGGCACCTTTCTCGACGGTTGCATCGCGCACGACAACCGTACTTTCGGCACCTATCTGCATGGGCTATTTGATGACGACATCTTCAGGCACGCTTTCCTCAATGCTGCGCGAGCCTTCTATCGATTAGAAGCACTCCATCAACGTAACTATTGGAAAAAGCAGCGCGAAGCATCGCTGGATCGCCTCACGGAAGCTGTCCGCACAGCGATCGATATTCCGCACCTCTTCAGGCTGGTGAACCTTCCCTGCAATTCGCAGTCTCACACGGAGAGGCAGCCTTGA
- the bluB gene encoding 5,6-dimethylbenzimidazole synthase — protein MVEGLVMPEYLAFNEADRAAVYRVMGARRDVRRGFIDRPLPDDVLQRLLAAAHSAPSVGLMQPSRFIVIRDLAIRTAVHQIFTEANQKAAETYQGEQREQYDTLKLEGILEAPQSLCVVCDTQNKRGHKLGRHTMPETAAYSTVCAIQNLWLAARTEGIGVGWVSILDPVRLRTLLHIPDHILLIAYLCLGFVDHFAAEPELERAGWEKRVPVQTAVCYDLYNEDNKS, from the coding sequence ATGGTCGAGGGCCTGGTGATGCCAGAATATCTGGCCTTCAATGAGGCCGACCGAGCTGCGGTTTATCGTGTCATGGGTGCGCGGCGGGATGTTCGTCGAGGCTTTATTGATCGTCCGTTGCCAGACGACGTGCTCCAGCGACTGCTTGCCGCAGCACACTCCGCCCCCTCAGTCGGCCTCATGCAGCCTTCACGCTTCATTGTGATTCGCGATCTCGCTATACGCACAGCCGTCCATCAGATATTCACAGAGGCGAACCAAAAGGCTGCCGAAACCTATCAGGGAGAACAGCGAGAACAGTATGACACCCTCAAACTGGAAGGCATTCTTGAAGCACCACAGAGTCTCTGCGTCGTCTGCGACACACAGAACAAACGCGGTCACAAGCTAGGAAGGCACACTATGCCCGAGACGGCCGCATATTCTACGGTCTGTGCAATCCAGAATCTATGGCTTGCAGCTAGAACTGAAGGTATCGGTGTCGGGTGGGTGAGTATCCTCGACCCGGTTCGGTTACGCACATTGCTCCACATTCCAGATCACATACTGCTAATTGCCTATCTCTGCCTGGGTTTTGTGGATCACTTCGCAGCCGAGCCCGAACTGGAGCGCGCTGGGTGGGAGAAGAGAGTTCCTGTACAGACTGCCGTCTGTTATGACCTATACAACGAGGACAACAAATCGTGA
- a CDS encoding cob(I)yrinic acid a,c-diamide adenosyltransferase: MSIATKRGDGGQTGLAGGIRISKADLRVESYGSIDELNAVLGFARSICENKEIVDWTETIQRTLFRVGSALATPPESKKQPPVITMDDIDTLTDLVHRIEAMEGILSDWSLPGAHTQSAAFEVARTVCRRAERAAVRFVESGGVVQPTILPYLNRLSDVIWLFGRLIEFNAGVESRLRPETKGGPKWSRAW, from the coding sequence ATGAGCATTGCAACCAAACGCGGTGACGGAGGCCAGACCGGCCTTGCAGGCGGCATTCGCATTTCCAAGGCGGATCTCCGCGTCGAGTCATACGGCTCGATCGACGAGTTGAACGCTGTACTCGGTTTCGCGAGAAGCATCTGCGAAAATAAGGAAATCGTGGACTGGACAGAGACCATTCAGCGAACTCTCTTCCGCGTTGGGTCGGCACTCGCTACCCCACCGGAGAGTAAGAAACAGCCCCCTGTTATCACAATGGACGATATCGATACGCTCACCGATCTGGTTCACCGGATCGAAGCGATGGAAGGTATCCTTTCCGATTGGTCACTCCCTGGTGCTCATACGCAATCTGCCGCCTTTGAAGTGGCCCGAACCGTATGCCGGCGTGCGGAACGTGCAGCCGTCAGGTTTGTCGAAAGCGGCGGGGTTGTGCAACCAACCATTCTTCCCTATCTCAACCGTCTCTCCGATGTCATCTGGCTTTTTGGTCGCCTCATTGAGTTCAACGCCGGAGTTGAATCTCGTCTCCGGCCCGAAACCAAAGGCGGCCCTAAATGGTCGAGGGCCTGGTGA
- the cobS gene encoding adenosylcobinamide-GDP ribazoletransferase, producing the protein MQFLTRIPMPSRSYEAGSLSRSVKFFPLVGLIVGGGAALLHFFLAPHLPRVVTAFVVLVYLVLVTGGLHEDGLADAADGFGGGTSREKVLLILRDSRIGSYGGIALVFSLLGRLILIASLPLSLVLYYLLAANVLCRWTVLPLSYFLPSAREQQASEPDGQGARIARQISIVALIGGTVFSFAISAAFLKVFAIGPILSAILMTWLTGAYYNRRIGGVTGDCFGATIQLAEIGIYLCGAWIL; encoded by the coding sequence ATGCAGTTCTTGACGCGCATTCCTATGCCGTCACGGTCATACGAAGCCGGCTCCCTCTCGCGGTCCGTAAAGTTCTTTCCACTCGTCGGCCTGATCGTGGGAGGCGGTGCTGCACTCCTGCATTTTTTCCTCGCGCCTCATCTTCCCAGAGTGGTTACCGCATTTGTCGTCCTTGTTTACCTTGTTCTGGTAACAGGCGGTCTACATGAAGACGGCCTGGCCGACGCCGCAGATGGATTCGGCGGTGGTACAAGTCGGGAGAAAGTCCTCCTCATTTTGCGCGATAGCCGCATCGGGAGCTATGGCGGAATAGCCCTCGTGTTCAGTCTTCTGGGACGCCTGATTTTGATTGCATCTTTACCGCTGTCTCTTGTTCTGTACTACCTGCTGGCAGCCAACGTCCTCTGTCGTTGGACGGTTCTTCCGTTGAGCTATTTCCTTCCTTCAGCACGGGAACAACAGGCTTCCGAACCCGATGGGCAGGGCGCACGAATCGCGCGCCAAATATCAATAGTCGCACTCATCGGAGGAACGGTATTCAGTTTCGCAATCTCGGCCGCATTTCTAAAAGTCTTTGCAATCGGTCCTATTTTGAGCGCCATCCTTATGACTTGGTTAACGGGTGCCTATTACAACAGGCGGATCGGTGGCGTCACAGGCGATTGTTTTGGAGCGACAATTCAACTTGCGGAGATTGGCATATATCTCTGTGGCGCATGGATATTATGA